The following coding sequences are from one Salvia hispanica cultivar TCC Black 2014 chromosome 3, UniMelb_Shisp_WGS_1.0, whole genome shotgun sequence window:
- the LOC125209992 gene encoding probable leucine-rich repeat receptor-like protein kinase At1g35710: MDVFFVVVNIISILLLSDVVAANVSDSSRELEALMVFEWPHTHMKSNSTVCEWQGITCDDGGRVTEISLQTQVGCTANPGCHDLRYLDPLVFTSLTSIHLTECGLYGLIPSQIGYLSNLSYLNLSHNLLTSELPLSLANLSEVLVLDLSSNEFYGGIPPYIGSLSNLIHLNLSHNRLESDLPLSLANLSELLVLDLSSNEFYGVIPPVIGSLSKLAHLDLSYNRLQSELPLSLANLSELLVLDLSFNEFYGVIPPDIGSLSKLTHLNLSHNRLKSELPLSLANLSELHVLDISDNYDINGIIPPNIGSLSKLTHLNLSYNRLQSEVPFILVNLSELLVLDLSSNEFSGVIPPDIGSLSKLTHLDLSYNRLQSELPLSLSNLTNLEVLHISFNSIFGFIPSGIGYLLHLIALDLSNNYINGSLPSIMSQLTRLEILKLDSNRLEGVFEAGIHMLPCITTIGLSRNSMYGQIPIPFGDVPNAKFLDINLSLNHLFGEIPESVSRLHGIDLSFNNLEGHIPPDVWLRFGRESFLGNLNLHLPTTSTIDVEILYYVICVFLIFCGIYFIFSKRREKKAASVTPHPKHGDIFNIWNFDGNMAYQDIIQATQDFDLRYCIGTGAYGSVYRALLPSGRVVAVKKLHRFEGDNPTFDSSFRNEAEVLSQIRHRHIVKLFGFCMHQRSMFLIYNYMERGSLFSVLKYDDEAVELTWKKRVNVVKGIANALSYMHHDCSPPILHRDVSSNNILLDSEFEGCLSDFGTARLLDPDSSNQTVLVGTRGYIAPELAFTMVVTEKCDVYSFGVLALEVMFGDHPGDFVFSMMMMKRSTQFAQNMMVQQLMDKRLSSPDEDVRVSREVAGVVKTALKCISSNPKSRPSMKEVAQELAKHPPRLPMPFRSISVLHLMHSD, from the exons ATGGATGTATTCTTTGTTGTTGTCAACATTATCAGCATATTATTGTTAAGTGATGTAGTTGCAGCAAATGTTTCAGACTCTAGCAGAGAATTGGAGGCGTTGATGGTTTTTGAGTGGCCTCATACTCATATGAAATCCAACTCCACCGTCTGCGAGTGGCAAGGTATCACTTGCGATGATGGTGGCCGCGTTACAGAGATAAGCCTGCAAACTCAAGTAGGATGCACTGCTAATCCTGGCTGTCACGATCTTCGCTATTTGGATCCGCTTGTTTTCACATCTCTCACCAGTATTCATCTCACCGAATGTGGTCTCTATGGACTTATTCCATCACAAATAGGTTACCTATCCAACTTATCTTATCTCAATTTGTCTCATAATCTACTCACTTCTGAGCTACCTCTTTCATTGGCAAATCTGAGTGAAGTACTTGTGCTCGACCTCTCTTCTAATGAGTTTTATGGTGGCATTCCGCCTTACATAGGAAGCTTATCCAACCTAATTCATCTCAATTTGTCTCATAATCGACTCGAAAGTGACCTACCTCTTTCATTAGCAAATCTGAGTGAATTACTTGTGCTCGACCTATCTTCTAATGAGTTTTATGGTGTCATTCCACCTGTCATAGGTAGCTTATCCAAACTTGCTCATCTCGATTTGTCGTACAATCGACTCCAAAGTGAGTTGCCTCTTTCATTGGCAAATCTGAGTGAATTACTTGTGCTCGACCTCTCTTTTAATGAGTTTTATGGTGTCATTCCACCTGACATAGGAAGCTTATCCAAACTTACTCATCTCAATTTGTCTCATAATCGACTCAAAAGTGAGCTACCTCTTTCATTAGCAAATCTAAGTGAGTTACATGTACTTGACATTTCTGATAATTATGATATTAATGGTATCATTCCACCTAACATAGGAAGCTTATCTAAACTTACTCATCTCAATTTGTCATACAATCGACTCCAAAGTGAGGTGCCTTTCATATTGGTAAATCTGAGTGAATTACTTGTGCTCGACCTCTCCTCTAATGAATTTTCTGGTGTCATTCCACCTGACATAGGAAGCCTATCCAAACTTACTCATCTTGATTTGTCATACAATCGACTCCAAAGTGAGCTGCCTCTTTCACTATCAAATCTCACTAACTTAGAGGTGcttcatatttcttttaataGCATTTTTGGTTTCATTCCTTCTGGAATAGGGTACCTCCTTCATTTGATTGCTCTTGATTTGAGCAACAATTACATCAATGGCTCTTTGCCCTCTATTATGAGCCAATTAACAAGATTGGAAATCTTGAAATTGGATAGCAATAGGTTGGAAGGTGTTTTTGAAGCAGGAATACACATGCTTCCTTGTATCACAACCATAGGCCTCAGTAGGAATTCTATGTATGGACAGATACCTATTCCGTTTGGAGATGTTCCTAATGCAAAGTTTCTCGATATCAATCTTTCATTGAACCATCTTTTTGGTGAAATCCCTGAATCTGTTTCACGTTTGCATGGAATCGATTTGTCCTTCAATAATTTGGAGGGCCACATTCCACCTGACGTGTGGCTTAGATTTGGGAGAGAATCGTTCCTTGGGAATCTAAATTTACATCTTCCAACTACATCCACAATAGATGTGGAAATTCTTTACTATGTAATCtgtgtgtttttaattttctgtgGAATCTATTTCATATTCTCCAAAAGAAGGGAGAAGAAAGCAGCATCAGTCACACCTCATCCCAAACATGGTGACATATTCAACATTTGGAACTTTGATGGAAACATGGCATATCAAGACATCATCCAAGCAACACAAGACTTTGACTTGAGATACTGCATTGGAACTGGAGCATATGGAAGCGTCTACAGAGCTCTACTGCCCTCTGGAAGAGTTGTTGCCGTGAAAAAGCTTCACAGATTTGAAGGAGATAATCCTACCTTTGACTCCTCTTTTAGGAATGAAGCCGAGGTTCTCTCTCAGATTCGCCATCGCCATATTGTGAAgctttttggattttgtatgCACCAACGGAGCATGTTTCTCATCTACAACTACATGGAAAGAGGAAGCCTCTTTAGCGTGTTGAAGTATGATGACGAAGCCGTAGAGCTGACCTGGAAGAAGAGGGTAAATGTGGTGAAGGGCATTGCAAATGCCCTATCTTACATGCATCATGATTGCAGCCCACCTATTCTACACAGAGATGTATCGAGCAACAACATACTCTTGGATTCAGAGTTTGAAGGTTGTTTATCTGATTTTGGGACAGCAAGATTGTTGGATCCAGATTCATCCAATCAAACAGTACTTGTGGGAACTCGGGGCTATATAGCACCAG AGTTGGCCTTCACAATGGTGGTTACAGAAAAATGTGATGTGTATAGCTTCGGAGTTTTGGCATTGGAAGTCATGTTTGGAGACCACCCGGGGGATTTCGTTTTCTccatgatgatgatgaagagatCCACGCAGTTTGCTCAAAACATGATGGTGCAACAACTCATGGACAAGAGGCTATCATCTCCGGATGAAGATGTAAGAGTGTCAAGGGAAGTGGCTGGAGTGGTGAAAACAGCACTGAAATGCATTAGCTCTAATCCAAAGTCGAGGCCGTCAATGAAGGAGGTGGCTCAGGAACTTGCTAAGCATCCACCACGATTGCCAATGCCATTCCGCTCCATATCAGTGCTTCATCTCATGCACTCAGACTGA
- the LOC125210906 gene encoding 40S ribosomal protein S27-2-like yields the protein MVLSNDYDLLNPPVELEKRKHKLKRLVQSPNSFFMDVKCQGCFNITTVFSHSQTVVVCGNCQTVLCQPTGGRARLTEGCSFRKKGD from the exons ATG GTTCTATCCAATGATTACGATTTGCTAAACCCACCGGTTGAGCTCGAGAAGAGGAAGCACAAGCTCAAGCGTCTCGTCCAATCCCCAAACTCATTCTTCATG GATGTTAAGTGCCAGGGCTGCTTCAACAT AACCACTGTTTTCAGCCACTCCCAAACCGTTGTTGTGTGCGGAAACTGCCAGACGGTGCTCTGCCAACCGACTGGAGGCCGTGCCCGCCTCACCGAGGGCTGCTCCTTCCGAAAAAAGGGTGATTGA
- the LOC125217012 gene encoding hydroxyproline O-galactosyltransferase GALT6-like produces the protein MKRTKSDVLATLSRQKSTRIQTLFIALGSILLIFEVLHMFKNGIHSVSQEILYSSSANGLLDSKLVMEILEGRESPIRPIDALFQPRKRVEIERLPKRLLSGLNFTAIPSPGSKNGILKSANDAVEQGRRLWGELEGSGGGVEGNVSEKVEKCPSSVLITGEEFGRDGGVAVLPCGLTLGSHVTVVGRPVAGQFLVELQGLRTVEGEDPPRILHLNPRLDGDFSGAPVIELNTCYRMQWGEAQRCEGWRSEADQPTVDGFVQCEQWISDGKNEFPFAKEKLFVLTIKAGLQGFHVNVDGKHVTSFPYHTGFAIEDATGLYLHKHVDVLAIVAASLPTSHPSFAPQKHLELSDKWKAPPIPNKPVELFIGILSAGNHFAERMAVRKSWMQHKLIRSSNVVARFFVAMDKKREVNEEVKKEAEFFGDIVIVPYKDTYDLVVLKTVAICEYGVRTVSARHIMKGDDDTFVRVDAVIEAATAIKDGRSLYVGNMNYFHEPLRSGKWTVTYEEWPEQVYPPYANGPGYIISSDIAKAILSDFEKHELRLFKMEDVSMGMWVEKFNKTRPVEYVHSHNFCQFGCIEHYITAHYQSPRQMICLWQKLKLQGEPLCCNVR, from the exons ATGAAAAGGACGAAATCAGACGTCTTGGCTACACTAAGCCGGCAAAAATCAACCCGCATTCAAACCCTCTTCATCGCCCTCGGCTCAATTCTGCTCATCTTCGAAGTCTTGCATATGTTCAAAAACGGGATTCACTCTGTTTCCCAAGAAATTCTGTACAGCAGCAGCGCTAATGGCTTGTTAGATTCCAAGCTTGTGATGGAAATTTTGGAGGGAAGAGAGTCTCCGATTCGCCCAATTGATGCTCTGTTTCAACCAAGAAAACGTGTAGAAATCGAGCGGCTCCCTAAAAGGCTGCTCTCTGGCTTGAATTTCACTGCAATTCCGTCTCCGGGGAGTAAAAATGGGATCTTGAAGTCGGCAAACGACGCCGTTGAGCAGGGGAGGAGGCTGTGGGGGGAGCTCGAGGGGAGTGGCGGTGGTGTGGAAGGGAATGTGAGTGAGAAGGTTGAGAAGTGCCCTTCCTCTGTTTTGATTACAGGGGAGGAGTTTGGGAGGGATGGGGGCGTGGCGGTGCTGCCGTGTGGGCTGACGCTGGGGTCGCATGTCACGGTGGTGGGGAGGCCGGTGGCGGGGCAGTTTTTGGTGGAGCTGCAGGGGCTGAGGACGGTGGAGGGGGAGGATCCGCCGCGGATACTGCATTTGAATCCGCGGTTGGATGGGGATTTTAGCGGGGCGCCTGTGATCGAGCTCAACACGTGTTATAGGATGCAGTGGGGAGAGGCGCAGCGATGTGAAGGGTGGAGGTCGGAGGCTGATCAGCCGACTG TGGATGGATTTGTCCAATGTGAGCAATGGATTTCAGATGGCAAGAACGAGTTCCCTTTCGCCAAAGAAAAACTGTTTGTTTTAACAATCAAGGCCGGCTTGCAGGGCTTCCATGTGAATGTTGATGGAAAGCATGTTACCTCATTCCCATATCACACC GGATTCGCCATTGAGGACGCCACTGGATTGTATTTGCATAAGCATGTTGATGTGCTAGCCATAGTTGCTGCTTCCTTGCCCACGTCACACCCCAGTTTCGCTCCTCAGAAACATCTCGAGTTGTCTGATAAATGGAAGGCCCCCCCAATCCCCAATAAACCAGTCGAACTATTCATTGGCATTCTTTCAGCTGGCAACCACTTCGCAGAGAGGATGGCCGTGAGGAAGTCTTGGATGCAGCACAAGCTAATCAGATCATCTAACGTTGTTGCTCGTTTCTTCGTGGCTATG GATAAGAAAAGGGAAGTGAATGAAGAAGTCAAGAAAGAAGCTGAGTTTTTCGGAGATATCGTCATAGTCCCCTACAAGGACACGTACGACCTTGTCGTTCTCAAAACCGTTGCCATCTGCGAATATGGG GTTCGTACCGTATCAGCCCGTCACATTATGAAGGGCGATGACGACACATTTGTTAGAGTAGATGCAGTCATCGAAGCAGCAACAGCAATTAAAGATGGCAGAAGCTTGTATGTTGGAAACATGAATTACTTCCACGAGCCCCTACGCAGTGGCAAATGGACCGTTACTTATGAG GAATGGCCAGAACAAGTCTACCCGCCTTATGCAAACGGGCCAGGCTACATAATCTCGTCCGACATTGCAAAGGCCATTCTATCCGATTTTGAGAAGCACGAGCTGAGG TTGTTCAAAATGGAAGATGTTAGCATGGGAATGTGGGTGGAGAAGTTCAACAAAACGAGACCGGTAGAGTACGTTCATAGCCATAATTTCTGTCAGTTCGGCTGCATAGAGCATTACATAACCGCACACTATCAGTCACCAAGGCAGATGATCTGCCTCTGGCAGAAGCTGAAACTGCAAGGGGAGCCTCTGTGCTGCAACGTGAGATGA
- the LOC125209993 gene encoding AAA-ATPase At3g28580-like produces MVGSFGSVRSIIVTFLFRYIQILTKRLSDQSIIATFVFCCNMIRQNCPKQLRRYIEKLTERLSGFLNPDIQVLIHEYAGSHLRHHEAYGLVAAYLSEKLPDAKRLKALMTNENKVMLSMEQYENTTDVFNGVEVKWISGKVPSRATGALYYPEPEQRYYKLKFDKCYKKMMTEDYLQHVFKRGREIRAANRPRRLYTNGKSTTWSYIVFEHPAKFATLAMEPEKKEEIVEDLLTFIKSKDYYARIGKAWKRGYLLYGPPGTGKSTMIAAMANLLSYDVYDLELTSVKDNTELRKLLIHTTAKSIIVIEDIDCSLNLTGQREKKEEKPAGEKPGKVEKKTSPCKEKNEKEESDSKVTLSGLLNFIDGLWSACAGERLIVFTTNHVDKLDPALTRRGRMDKHIELSYCKYEGFKVLAKNYLELEAHPLFQSIEELIQEVEISPADVAENLMPKSAKDGPEQSLRNLICILEETKNSKCTEVKDAEINHSAAAI; encoded by the coding sequence ATGGTCGGGTCGTTCGGGTCGGTCCGGTCCATCATCGTCACCTTCCTCTTCCGCTACATCCAGATACTCACCAAGAGGCTGTCGGACCAGTCCATCATCGCCACCTTCGTCTTCTGCTGTAACATGATCCGGCAGAACTGCCCGAAGCAGCTCCGCCGCTACATCGAGAAACTCACCGAGAGGCTGTCCGGATTCTTGAATCCGGACATCCAGGTCTTGATCCACGAGTACGCTGGAAGTCATCTCCGGCACCACGAGGCCTACGGCCTCGTAGCTGCGTACTTGAGCGAGAAATTGCCGGACGCCAAACGGCTCAAGGCCCTGATGACGAACGAGAACAAGGTGATGCTGAGCATGGAACAGTACGAGAACACGACGGACGTGTTCAACGGAGTCGAGGTGAAATGGATCTCCGGGAAGGTTCCTTCCCGGGCCACCGGGGCCTTGTACTACCCGGAGCCCGAGCAGAGGTACTACAAGCTCAAGTTCGACAAGTGCTACAAGAAGATGATGACGGAGGATTACCTGCAGCATGTCTttaagagagggagagagattCGGGCCGCAAACAGGCCGCGGAGGCTCTACACGAATGGCAAGTCTACCACCTGGAGTTATATCGTGTTCGAGCATCCAGCCAAGTTCGCGACTCTGGCAATGGAGCCGGAGAAGAAGGAGGAGATCGTGGAGGATCTGCTGACTTTCATAAAGAGTAAAGATTACTATGCAAGAATCGGCAAGGCGTGGAAAAGGGGTTATCTGCTGTATGGCCCTCCCGGAACAGGAAAATCTACGATGATCGCAGCCATGGCTAACTTACTCAGCTATGATGTCTATGATCTCGAGCTTACCTCAGTGAAGGACAACACAGAGCTCAGGAAGCTTTTGATACACACGACTGCTAAATCAATCATCGTGATAGAGGATATCGATTGCTCCCTCAACTTAACAGGCCAGAGGGAGAAGAAAGAGGAGAAACCTGCAGGGGAGAAGCCtggaaaagtagaaaaaaagaCTTCTCCTTGTAAGGAGAAGAATGAGAAGGAAGAGAGTGACAGCAAGGTCACTCTCTCAGGCCTGCTGAATTTCATAGACGGCCTCTGGTCTGCTTGTGCAGGGGAGAGATTAATCGTATTCACAACAAATCACGTGGATAAGCTCGACCCAGCTCTTACAAGAAGGGGCCGGATGGACAAACATATCGAGCTATCTTACTGCAAATACGAAGGATTTAAAGTGCTCGCGAAGAATTACCTGGAACTTGAAGCACATCCATTGTTCCAGTCCATCGAGGAGCTGATCCAGGAGGTCGAGATATCACCTGCTGATGTTGCGGAAAACCTCATGCCAAAATCTGCAAAAGATGGTCCAGAGCAAAGCCTTCGAAATCTCATATGCATTCTTGAGGAAACAAAGAACAGCAAGTGCACAGAAGTTAAAGATGCAGAGATCAACCACAGTGCAGCTGCTATTTAG